From a region of the Impatiens glandulifera chromosome 4, dImpGla2.1, whole genome shotgun sequence genome:
- the LOC124934321 gene encoding uncharacterized protein LOC124934321 has protein sequence MSLRIKAVVDKFVQELKEALDADIQDRIMKEREMQSYIEEREREVAEREAAWKSELSQREAEIARQEARLKMERENLEKEKSVLMGTASNQDNQDGALEITVSGEKFRCLRFSKAKK, from the exons ATGTCTTTGAGAATAAAGGCAGTTGTGGACAAGTTCGTGCAGGAGTTGAAAGAGGCGCTCGATGCAGACATACAAGATAGAATCATGAAGGAAAGGGAAATGCAGAGCTATATCGAAGAGCGAGAACGTGAGGTAGCAGAACGTGAAGCTGCTTGGAAGTCTGAGCTTTCTCAACGAGAG GCAGAGATAGCTAGACAAGAAGCAAGGTTGAAAATGGAAAGGGAAAATTTGGAGAAAGAGAAAAGTGTGTTGATGGGGACTGCGTCGAATCAAGATAACCAGGACGGGGCTCTTGAAATCACGGTTAGCGGGGAGAAGTTTAGATGTCTTAGATTCTCCAAGGcaaaaaagtaa
- the LOC124935590 gene encoding protein SAR DEFICIENT 1-like — translation MAAKRLSDDYSGKNQEQPPAKRTNLPSFLPMIKEVTKNPEKFMKDFCSILEPILRKVVCEEVEGELKRILLMSTLSKTPSFQTEIHPLLTLKFSNRLCLPIFTGTKITDIDKNPLKIFLVNLNRDENFVLSTPLKLELVVIDGEFSDGDQTNWTSDEFERSIVKARDGKRPLLVGELMVSMRDGYALVGKIEITDNSSWLKSRKFRIGVRVVQGGGDDVQVREALTEAFVVKDHRGELYKKNHPPMLRDELWRLEKIGKQGVFLRRLNSAGIKNVQDFLKLYYVDHLRLRDIFGNMMSDKIWNVIVKQAKTCILDNKVYIHRRNNYILFLNPICQVVKAIIDGQTFHKVDSSNAVIRSLVKEAYDNWHSLEEYDEQTQGDQMICQQYYNNHQNIHTRSNNFYMHACLPDKSIKIGDTNSNVPDNICDTRRLTEKQGRTISERESSATASSDSDSDADSDSDSDSDHLRGTEPLPRGRSGQQHRKLGRYDIIEFTY, via the exons ATGGCTGCCAAACGTCTTTCCGATGATTATTCCGGCAAGAATCAAGAACAGCCACCAGCAAAACGAACCAACCTACCGTCTTTTCTTCC AATGATCAAGGAAGTTACAAAGAACCCGGAGAAATTCATGAAGGACTTTTGCTCCATCTTGGAACCAATCCTTAGAAAAGTG GTTTGTGAAGAAGTGGAAGGTGAATTAAAAAGAATTCTATTAATGTCAACTCTAAGCAAAACTCCATCTTTTCAAACTGAAATACATCCGTTACTAACTTTAAAGTTTTCGAATAGACTTTGTCTTCCCATATTCACTGGAACCAAAATAACAGACATAGACAAGAACCCTCTTAAAATCTTCCTCGTGAACTTAAACCGAGATGAGAATTTTGTGTTATCGACACCTCTAAAGTTGGAACTTGTTGTCATTGATGGCGAGTTTTCTGATGGAGACCAAACCAATTGGACCTCGGATGAGTTTGAAAGAAGTATAGTTAAGGCGAGGGATGGGAAAAGACCACTATTGGTTGGAGAATTGATGGTTAGTATGAGAGACGGTTATGCTCTTGTTGGGAAAATTGAGATCACCGATAATTCGAGTTGGCTTAAGAGCCGGAAGTTTCGGATAGGAGTTAGGGTTGTACAAGGGGGTGGAGATGATGTTCAAGTTCGCGAGGCTTTGACCGAGGCTTTCGTTGTTAAGGATCATCGAGGAGAAT TGTACAAGAAGAACCATCCACCAATGTTGCGAGATGAGCTATGGAGGCTCGAGAAGATTGGAAAACAAGGAGTTTTTCTTAGAAGGCTAAACTCAGCTGGCATTAAAAATGTCCAAGACTTCTTGAAACTCTATTACGTCGACCACTTAAGACTTCGAGAT ATATTTGGAAATATGATGTCGGACAAAATTTGGAATGTGATTGTCAAGCAAGCTAAGACATGCATCTTAGACAATAAGGTCTACATACATAGGAGAAACAATTATATCCTCTTCTTGAATCCTATTTGTCAAGTGGTGAAGGCTATAATTGATGGCCAAACATTTCATAAGGTAGACTCATCGAATGCCGTTATTAGG AGCTTAGTTAAAGAAGCTTACGATAATTGGCATTCACTAGAGGAATACGATGAGCAAACTCAAG GTGATCAAATGATATGTCAACAATATTACAACAATCATCAAAACATTCATACGAGATCAAACAATTTCTATATGCATGCTTGTCTACCggataaatcaattaaaattggtGATACTAATAGTAATGTACCCGACAATATATGTGACAC ACGGCGGTTGACGGAGAAACAAGGGCGGACGATAAGTGAGAGAGAATCATCGGCAACTGCGAGCTCCGACTCCGATTCCGACGCCGATTCCGACTCCGACTCCGACTCCGATCATCTTAGAGGAACGGAGCCATTACCTCGGGGAAGGTCCGGCCAGCAGCATCGAAAATTAG GTAGATATGATATAATCGAGTTTACTTACTGA